The following are from one region of the Anguilla rostrata isolate EN2019 chromosome 7, ASM1855537v3, whole genome shotgun sequence genome:
- the ikbip gene encoding inhibitor of nuclear factor kappa-B kinase-interacting protein isoform X1 gives MPSNELKQRKKTPQGKQDDKSDDTSKPTAKEDEAKKADVTEGKLCAGERPTSQTLDLRTIACLLSIAVCLSLSWVVLQQNIKFAEVEEKYKLLYQKTAVLQELENEIGQISRKLDSSENDLQGAMSSMSLVNKLERDISGLHAAIMAIQDSEHSASLDIQGINRHFLNVTEAWQASLELITRDIGGLKAESRAAHGRVTEKVNEAEGKARATRKRLAELEDSTRMNARALENTEEDDARRVRDQLDWNTRQIGQLEERQRALSRRDAELRDALAEHLPRAERCEEHLPAVEDAVRSILRLAADLGAAQRRVEELTLQVFGVEDSALKAVSEILAIQQALDAMQADNSILKMRNDLGVVKETVKEMYRARRELAHPEPPSQQEAQDEGEPDKLPEHEPPELGDV, from the exons ATGCCGAGTAATGAactgaaacagagaaagaaaactcCACAAGGAAAGCAAGATGATAAAAGTGACGATACTTCAAAGCCAACCGCCAAGGAGGACGAAGCGAAGAAAGCCGACGTAACCGAGGGGAAACTTTGCGCTGGAGAACGTCCAACGTCCCAAACTCTGGATCTCAGGACTATTGCCTGTCTCCTGTCTATAGcagtctgcctctctctgtcctg GGTCGTGTTGCAGCAGAACATAAAATTTGCTGAAGTTGAGGAAAAATACAAACTACTGTATCAAAAGACAGCAGTGCTCCAAGAACTGGAGAATGAAATTGGCCAAATCAGCAGGAAG CTGGACTCCTCCGAAAATGACCTGCAGGGTGCAATGTCGTCCATGTCCTTGGTGAATAAGCTGGAGCGGGACATCTCCGGCCTGCACGCCGCCATCATGGCGATTCAGGACAGCGAGCACTCGGCCTCGCTCGACATCCAGGGCATCAACCGCCACTTTCTGAACGTGACCGAGGCGTGGCAGGCCAGCCTGGAGCTCATCACGCGGGACATCGGGGGCCTGAAGGCGGAGTCGCGGGCCGCCCACGGCCGGGTGACGGAGAAGGTGAACGAGGCGGAGGGGAAGGCGCGGGCGACGCGGAAGAGGCTGGCGGAGCTGGAGGACAGCACGCGCATGAACGCCCGCGCGCTGGAGAACACGGAGGAGGACGACGCGCGCCGCGTCCGGGACCAGCTGGACTGGAACACCCGGCAGATCGGGCAGCTGGAGGAGCGGCAGCGCGCCCTCTCCCGCCGCGACGCCGAGCTGCGCGACGCGCTGGCCGAGCACCTGCCGCGGGCGGAGCGCTGCGAGGAGCACCTGCCCGCCGTGGAGGACGCGGTGCGCTCCATCCTGCGGCTGGCCGCCGACCTGGGCGCGGCccagaggagggtggaggagctgaCCCTGCAGGTGTTCGGCGTGGAGGACAGCGCGCTCAAGGCCGTGTCCGAGATCCTGGCCATCCAGCAGGCGCTGGACGCCATGCAGGCCGACAACAGCATCCTGAAAATGAGGAACGACCTGGGCGTCGTCAAGGAGACCGTCAAGGAGATGTACCGTGCCAGGAGGGAGCTGGCCCACCCGGAGCCTCCAAGCCAGCAGGAGGCGCAAGACGAGGGCGAACCTGACAAACTCCCTGAGCATGAACCACCTGAGCTGGGAGATGTGTGA